A segment of the Capra hircus breed San Clemente chromosome 24, ASM170441v1, whole genome shotgun sequence genome:
CTGCCTGCTCAAATCTGCCTTGGAATCCCCCCTTCACTACTTTCCATTATTGTAATTTCATCTCCAGAATTTCAGTTTAGTTTCCTTTTAGGTTTTCTGTCTCTCTActgatatttccattttgttcacaCATTGTTTTCTTGACTTGCcctatatctttttgtttttaatcatgtcTTAGGCcattgttttaaagtctttgtctagTAAATCTGCCATCAGGTTGTTTCAGGGACCGTTTCTATTATGATTTTCCTTTGAGTGGGGGCACACTCTTGTTTCTTTGTAGGCTTTGTGATTCTCTGTTGTTGTTGAACAATGAGGATTCATAATGTGGTAGCTCTGGAAATTAGATTGTACCCCTTCTCCAGGATTTGCTacggttttttctttttctttttttttttaattgttgcagACTGTCTTTGTGCTGAGTATCAGCATTAAAGTGTGAACTTAAGGTCTTCTAAggtcctttctgagcctttccCTGACCATGCACAGTCACTTTCTAACTCTCCCTATATAGAGAGCTGTTTTTAATGTCCTGGATTTTAAGCTTTGGCTCCCAAAATGGGAAAAGGTGAAAAATGAAGGGAGAGAAAGGGTGCCAGTCCTCTCACTCTCTGGGATGTTCCTTCAGGTGGAAGGGGAGGGGCTTGGAACAACACAGGGAGGTGCAGCAATAGCCACCCACCCATCTACACCTTTGTGACGAGAAGGATCAATCAGTAGTCAGAGCAGATACCTGATGTTTGGAGGACAGGTCCCACAAACTGCTCCAGGATCAGTGCACAGCTGCCTGCCAGGGTGCTGGGGTGGACTGGGTAGTTGCTACTGTGCTAAGAGTTCAAATTACCCAGAATTGACTGCCATTAGCATCCAGCTTTTCCCTTGGAAGTTGAGCCTTCAACAGACTCTCAAGTTCCAAATTAGTTACATCAGACAGACTCTGCCCCTGCAGTTGTTGTCCAGGTGGGGGGCCATTCCTGGTGTCCCTGCTCCACTGTCACTGCAGAATCCAGTCAGGCACATTTAAACCTTGCATCTATTGTTAATTGTCTTAACCTTTCAACCACTCTCTTGGTTGCCTATAGAGCTGAATTTAGGGAGGTGACTGTGCTTGATCTTGGCATCCAACATTTGCCTGGTAAATATTGTTGGGCCAGTTTGGCTGATGGCAGGATTGCTGTGGGTTCATCAAAACCACTAGTGAAGCTATTGCAGTAGCCTGCATGTCATCCAAGAAGCTGACGTGTGACAAAATGAATTGATGATTCAGCTCCAAGGCATGTGTGGGAGCTTTGTGTTTTAGTTAGTTCTTTACACCATTTGATTTGCTCACCCTCTCAGACTTCCTGGGGTCACACATCAGAGAGGTGTTGGGAGGCAAGCTGCAGAAAGTCAGGACTTACTTGACGCTCTGAGTGTTCAGTGTAGCCTAACTTGTGCTTTCCCCACTGCCCCCGATCTGTGTTCTCACTGTCCTCTCTGTGCTTTTCCAGAAGAGGCTGAGCACTGCAGCTTCGGGGCGGGCTCGCTGTCCAGGCGGCGACGCCCACTGGCCCTGCGGGAGGACGGCCCCCGCCGGCGCACACACCTGCACATCGGCCTGCCGCACGACTTCCGCCCTGTGTCCTCCATCATCGACGTGGACATCGTCCCCGAGACGCACCGCCGCGTGAGGCTGTACCGGCATGGCTGCCAGAAGCCGCTGGGCTTCTACATTCGCGACGGCACGAGCGTGCGTGTGGCCCCGCAGGGGCTGGAAAAGGTGCCCGGCGTCTTCATCTCCCGCATGGTGCCTGGCGGCCTTGCGGAGAGCACCGGGCTGCTGGCCGTGGATGACGAGGTCCTGGAGGTGAACGGGATCGAGGTGGCCGGGAAGACACTGGACCAGGTCACGGACATGATGATCGCCAACAGCCACAACCTCATCGTGACGGTCAAGCCCGCCAACCAGAGGAACAACGTGGTGCGGGGCAGCCGAGCCTCAGGCAGCTCCGGCCGCTCCTCGGACAGCATAGCCAGCCGCCACAGCCTGCCCGCGGCCCACGTCCTGCAAAACTTGCCCCCGGACGAGATGGAGAGCGACGAGGAGGCCGACGTGGTCCTCGAGGGCGTGCTGGAGCCCCGGCTGGCACCCAGGCCACCTCCAGGCAGCCTCGCGCGCGTCAACGGCGCGGGCCTGGCACCCGGCGTCCATAGCCCTGGGCGGGAAGGCAGCGTCCAGAGGCTTCTCAGCTCCCTCCGCTCTGACCCCCGCCAcagcctggccctgcccccaGGAGGGGTGGAGGAGCACGGGCCGGCAGTCACCCTGTAGGCCCAGGCACCAGACAGCTCAGTTTACCAAGGAGAAAGAAatacttctaaaattttattccaattttaaaataagaaaaaattgtaTACTTCACTCCTCCTATTTGTTGTTTTTACTTATCCCTCCCTTTTCATCCATAACcctattctttctttcaaatcATGAATAGAAAAAAACTTTATAGAGTTTCTCCGTAGaacataaaatacacacacatgcacagtatACTAGCCCAGGTGCAGGGTCCAGCACCTTTGTGAAGTGGTAGAAATGACCTAAGtgcaaaaaatatttcatttttaaattttaaaaacataattttttaaaatgaagcctTTAAATTActtttgtattgggttggccaaaaatctcattcaggtttttctgtaagatgctaTGAGAAAGCCCAAAGAAACATTTTGGCCAAACCAGTAAATAGTCATCATGTTTTCACTGTGCTTCCTGCCGACTTGCACTCATCCTGCTGAGAGACTAGAAGGCTGTGAAGACAGAATGTGGCCAGAAGGCAGAGACTGGAATTTAAGAGCAAGTGCACCCAAACCTGTACTAAGCATGACTGCAGAGGACGAATTTcagaatttcacagtttgtagTCCTGTCTCAAATAGCCAAGTGGGGGTTGAACTCCCACACCTCGCTTGGAAGAGAGAACCCATGTGAAATGGTCATGGTGGTCATGGCGGGGGACTCACCCTGTGGGCAACTTTGTGAGACCTTTTAAGGTGAATTTAACTTTGGAAGAGAGTGGAAGGTGCAGCTCACCATCTGTGATCAAAAGCCATTATCTCCTCTGAGATAAACACCAGGCTGTTCCTGGGACTGTGACTCTGAGCGTGGTTATGACGTGTTTCAGTGAGGAACGGTGGCCAAGCCAGGCACACGTCACTCGGGCCTCTGACAGGTCTCAGCCATTCGGATGTATGCGTTCTGCATCTTTGCTTTTATATAACAAGTCACATGAAATGTAAAGATTTTTAACACAGAGTAAATTCATTATCACTTCCCTTTGATATTTGaccaatatttacatatttagtaATCTTAAAGGTTTATTCATGTTTCATCCAAATTTTATATGAAGTGTATTTTTTGGTTGAACCCAGTGTTGAGGAGAAAATGTTACACTTCTCCTTTGAAAACTGAACTTTCACCCAAAAAAGTTTCCATGTAAATACAGGTAGATGTATTTTTTTTGTAGGTTGCCCTTTGGGAAACTATGCAGCTGCTTCTCCTGTGGTCTAGCACCCCCTGCTGGTCA
Coding sequences within it:
- the PARD6G gene encoding partitioning defective 6 homolog gamma yields the protein MNRSFHKSQTLRFYDCSAVEVKSKFGAEFRRFSLDRQKPGRFEDFYKLVVHTHHIANTEVTIGYADVHGDLLPINNDDNFCKAVSSANPLLRVFIQKREEAEHCSFGAGSLSRRRRPLALREDGPRRRTHLHIGLPHDFRPVSSIIDVDIVPETHRRVRLYRHGCQKPLGFYIRDGTSVRVAPQGLEKVPGVFISRMVPGGLAESTGLLAVDDEVLEVNGIEVAGKTLDQVTDMMIANSHNLIVTVKPANQRNNVVRGSRASGSSGRSSDSIASRHSLPAAHVLQNLPPDEMESDEEADVVLEGVLEPRLAPRPPPGSLARVNGAGLAPGVHSPGREGSVQRLLSSLRSDPRHSLALPPGGVEEHGPAVTL